The genomic window CAACAGAATCCGCGAAACATGCCGCAACTGATTCTGTTTACCTGTTTTCATACGGCAATGATGGATTACGGTTTGCATGGAGCGATGACCGAAATAATTGGACACCTGTTGGAACAGGACAGGTTTATCTTCGCTCGGACTTTGGCCGCTGGGGATCAGATAAAAAAATGTTTGCTCCATATGTGATTCTGGGGCGTGGGGGAGTTTGGCAATGTGTCTGGAGCTTAAATGATCGGGTAAAGCAATTTGCCCATGCTCAAACAAAAAATCTGATTGACTGGGGGCCGCAAGGTTATCCTTTTTTTGAAAAAGGTAAGAATATCCTGCGTCCTGTGATTAGTTACCATAAAGATCTCGACATTTATCAAATTGTATACACGGATAGTGAGGGTGCCTATTTTCAGACAGAAACAAAAGACTTCAAAACCTATAGTCCGGCAAAGGCGGTACCGCTCTCTGCCTATAAAAGCAATACTGTCACCACTACCATTCAAAACAATATGGAAAGCGGACAGCTGCACCGTGTTAAATGGGCTGTGGTTGAAGCGTTGAATAAAGCTGCGGAGCTCAGGAATTTCAAGGCACGGCAAGATGCGGAGACAACCAAAGAAGATCCGGTACGTTTTGCAAACTTAACAAAGCCGGAGCTGCATATTTCGGCCGAGCCTGAAAAAGCTAAAGCCATAAGCAAGCTGTTAACAGGGATATTTTTCGAAGATATCAACTATGCAGCAGATGGTGGACTTTATGGCGAACTGATTCAAAATCGTGACTTCGAATATCAGCCATCAGATAAAGAAAACCATGATACAAAATGGAACAGCAATCATTCCTGGACATTCAAAGGCAAAGAAGGAGATTTTGCAATTCGAACAGCGCAGCCACTACACCCGAATAACCCACATTACGCGGCACTGAATTTAACGGTCGGTGGTAGTTCATTATCGAATTCTGGTTATGACGGCATTGCACTAAAAAAGGGAGAAAATTACCTGTTCTCTACTTTTGTTCGGGTTGCAGAAGGAAAGAAGTCGTTTGAAGTAAGGCTTGTTAGTGGAAAATATGGCTTGCTTTCGAAAGGATTGATCAGTTGCAGTTCAAAATCCTGGAAGGAAATAAAAACAACGCTCAAATCATCGGCCTCAGCCTCTGATGTTAGCTTGCAATTGTGGCCATTACAAAATGGCCGTATCGATCTTGACATGATTTCATTATTTCCCCAAAATACCTTCAAAAACCGCCCAAATGGCCTTAGAAAAGACCTCGCAGATACAATTGCAGCGATAAAACCGCGTTTTGTGCGTTTCCCAGGTGGATGTGTGGCCCATGGAGATGGGATCCATAACATTTACAAATGGAAAAATACAATCGGGGCCCTACAGGCCCGTGTTCCCGACCGTAATTTGTGGGGCTATCACCAGAGTATGGGGCTGGGATACTTTGAGTACCTTCAGTTTTGTGAAGATATCGGCGCAACTCCAGTACCTGTTATTGCCGCCGGAGTACCCTGCCAAAACTCAGGAGCCAATGGGGGCGGGCAGCAGGGTGGAATCCCGATGGCAGATATGCCCGCATATATTCAGGATATTATCGATCTGGTTGAATACTGTAACGGAGCCACAAATACAAAATGGGGGAAGGAACGTGCTGCAGCAGGACATCCGAAACCATTTAATTTAAAATATATCGGTATCGGCAATGAAGACCAGATAACAGACGTCTTTCGTGAGCGTTTTGCCATGATCTATAAAGCACTTAAAAAAGCACATCCTGAAATAACCATTATTGGAACTTCAGGGCCGTTTTTTGAAGGTACAGATTATGAGGAAGGTTGGGCTTTTGCCAACGAAATGAAGGTTGACATGATAGATGAACATTATTATCGTCCACCAGGCTGGTTTATAAACAATCAGGATTTTTATGATAAATATGACCGTAGTAAATCAAAGGTTTATCTGGGAGAGTATGCGGCAAGCCTCCCAGGGGGAAATAGAACAAACCTGGAAACCGCTTTATCTGAAGCGTTGTATCTGACTTCCCTGGAGCGCAATGGAGATGTGGTATCTATGGCCTCTTATGCACCATTGTTGGCAAAGGAAAAACATACGCAGTGGAATCCTGATCTGATCTACTTTAACAATACAGAAGTTAAACCCACCATTGGATATTACGTGCAACAGCTTTACGGTCAAAACGTAGGAGATGAATTCATTCCTGCACAAGTTGATATTTCAGTAAAGAGAGAAGATGCAATTAAGCGGGTGGCATACTCCATTACCCGTGACCAAAAATCAGGAAAATTATTCATCAAAATTGTAAATATGCTTCCAGTCGCAGTTAAGACTAGTATTGATCTGTCCAAGTTAAGTTCTGTGAACAAACAAGTAATTAAAAAAGAACTATCGGGTCTTCCGGGCCATTACAAAATCCAACCCATAAAAACAGCTATGGATTTTTCGAATCTCAAATCTTTCGAACTGAAACCTTATTCTTTTACCGTATTTGAACTGTAAAACCAAATGAAAGCACGTTAAATGATCTCGAAGTATCGTCATCTCGACCGTAGCGGAGAGATCTTTTAATATAGTCCAAAGATCTCTCCACTCCGCGTTGCTCGGTCGAGATGACGACCCTTTTATTGGAACCTGTCAATGGTAGGAATCACCGAGCAAGGGGAAGAATCTACAATTGTCATTCTGAACGCAGTGAAGAATCTTTCTGTAAAAGATCCTTCGTGCCTCAGGATGACAGAAAATTGTAGAAGCAAACGACAGAGTGACTGCTTATCTATCGCAGACAACCCATAGTAGTAAGATTGCTTCCTCGGCTAAAAAAGCCTCATCGCATCCGATAGCTATCGGATGACGGATTTATTGTTGTAGTAGAATGACCACCATATTATAGCGAGCGCCTTAAACCCGCCTATCGGCACCTTTCTCCTGAAAGGGAAAGGACTAAGAACAAATTACTGCATCCTGCAATATGCTCCCTGCTATCTGCATCATGCTATCTGGCCTAGCAGATTTTCGCAGGAAAAAGCACGGAAATCTGTGCAGTTCCCCTCATTAATCCACGGTCCAAGACAGGATCAAGCGGGAGCGGTGGGACAAGTAAGGGGAAGAGCCTCGATGCTGCCGCAATTAAGATTTCCGTAGGTTTTTACAAGAAAGGATGCTAGCCTTGATTTTTGGTTACCTTTTTATCAAGAAAAAGGTAAGAGCCCCTCGGCGGCGGTGAGCCGAGGCAAGGCCGAGCAAGGGGAAAAGTCTACAATTGTCATTCTGAACACAGTGAAGAATCTTTCTGTAAAAGATCCTTCGTGCCTCAGGATGACAGAAAATTGTAGAAGCAAACGACGGAGTGACTGCCTATCTATCGTAGATAACCCATAGTGGTAAGATTGCTTCCTCGGCTGAAAAAGCCTCATCGCATCCGATAGCTATCGGATGACGGATTTATTGTTGTAGTAGAATGACCACCATATTATAGCGAGCGCCTTAAACCCCTATCCGCCTATCGGCACCTTTCTCCTGAAAGGGAAAGGACTAAAAACAAATTACTGCATCCTGCATTATGCTCCATGCTATCTGCTCCCTGCTATCTGCATCATGCTATCTGGCCTAGCAGATTTTCGCCGAAATAAGCATTGAAATTCTGGTACTAACCCCACAGCCCCTCACAGCCCAAGGCAATATACAGTCCCGAGCCTAAGGCTAAGATGGCGACCGCTTTAAGATTCCCGCCTGCGCGGGAAAGACGACCGCTCTATTGGAATCTGCCATTGCTAGAGATCAGTTTTAGCCAAAAAACAAAGGAGTTGGATAACTGGTTTTGGCAGTTCGTCATTCCCAACTTGATTGGGAACCACAGAGTGCTCATGAATACCTCTGAAAAAAGGAAAACTTATGAATAATCGTAATGCAAGCGCTTTAAGGTTCCCGCCTGCGCGGGAATGACGAACCATATTTAGAAAAGTCCAAAGATCTCTCCACTACGCGTTGCTCCAGTTGAGATGACGCCGTTTTTAAATATGTCATTCGTAGATTCTTCCACAGGCCTGCATCTGCTTGGGTTTGCAATAAAAAGCGCTCCAATTAGAGGTTACCAGTTTTACGGATCAGGAAAAAAAATGGATACAAATATTTCCAATTTAAATGCTATTATTTAGCAAAAAAGGGTTTTTAGCGCTCAATATAACGCTAGTGTAACATTTCTTGCGGAAATTGAAAGATCTGATCTATCCCAAATGGTATCCTTGACCTAGTTTTGAGTCTAATAACCAATTATCCAAAAGAAGCTTATCCAGACTTCTTACTAATTATGAGAAATGCAAAAAAAGGAGTAAGGTGGCGTGCATACAAAGCTTCATCAATCACTAATATACTATTGATAAGTTATGAACCGGTCAGTAGCCCAATTTTAAAGATAATTCGAAACCAACACAACACACTTAATTAACCAAATATTATACAGATAAGCATGAATTTATATTCTTATTTTATTATTGCCTGTGCATCGGCCTTTTGTTTGACCGGCGGGCCGGCTGTTGCACAGGAGACCAAAGTTGAGCCAATAATTATTAAGGCTGAACGCAATATCCTGCTCAGGAGCTTTATTGATCTTGATGGTGATAAACGGGTTACTCATGCCATCAGTATAGGTAGTCCGTTGAAAGTGCATTATACCTACGACGCTGACAATGGCCAATTGGTACTATTGTGGAAAGGAGGATTTCTGGATGCGACACCAATGTGGCATGATAGGGGCGATGGTTCTTCACGGCCACTCGGAAAGGCAATCCAGATCGGGGATGGCACACCACAAATTCAGCGGTTAGCAACACTACAAAGTGAGTTTAAAAAAGACACAGTTGGCTCGGGCTTCAAACCGAAGGGTTATACACTTGATGCATCAGGTTTGCCAGTGTTTAAATACCGCACCTACGGATTGAGTGTTAAAGATGCGACCAGAGTGATTGATGGTGGCCTGGGCATACGGCGTGAAATTGAGCCAGAAGGTAGTGCCAATGACTTATACCTGTGTCTCGCCAAAGCAAACGTCATCGAACAGAAAGATGGTAAATATGTCATTGCAGATAAAGCTTATTCTATTTCTGTTGCAGATGAAGCCGAATTGAAGCCTATTATCAGAACCATACAAGGAACTCAGGAGCTCCTTGTTCCATTCAAATGTAAGATCGTTTACGCTATTCTTCTTAACCAATAACCCGATGAATATTTTTTTTAATTATAAAAACGGTATTTCGTGCCTGTTGACAATGACATTTATATTGATGTCAATAAGCTGCTTTGCTCAGGCAGAATCGCCAAAGGAAGATGATTATTTTAAGATCATGAAAGTACCCGCTCCTGAAGGAGCAATCCTCGAAGTAGGCGGACTCTGTACATTGCCTAACGGCGATCTGGGTGTCACCACCAGGAGGGGGGATGTTTTCATTGTGAAAAATCCATCTTCATCGAAACCAACATTTCAAAAGTTTGCTTCAGGCCTTCATGAAGTGCTTGGACTTGCCTATAAAAATGGATCATTTTATTGTGTTCAGCGAGGTGAACTTACTAAAATGACAGATACAGACAACGATGGAGTGGCCGATGATTTTGAAACCATATACGCTTGGCCACTTTCAGGAAATTACCATGAGTATAGTTTTGGCCCTAAGCTAGCTGCCGATGGATCTTTTTTTGTAACCCTGAATCTTGGATTTCCGCCAACCTGGTGGAACCCGACAAGTATGGTACCATGGAGGGGCTGGGCACTCCATATTTTTGAAGATGGAAGAGTAGAGCCTTGGGCTGCAGGTATGCGCTCGCCTTGCGGAATTAGTATGATTGATGATCAGCTTTTTTATACTGATAATCAAGGCGATTGGGTTGGCTCTGGAAGTATCATGCAAGTAAAAAAAGGCGCATTTATGGGGCATCCAGCCAGCTTGGTTTGGGCTAATCTGCCGCAGTCTCCAATAAAATTGACCACAGAACAGTTCTTTGCCAAGAATGAGACAAAGATGATTTACGACAGCAAGGGAAACAGTGTAAAGCCAGAGAACGATGTGAATGCAAAGGTGGTAACCGAGATGGATATGAAGAAGAACTTTCCTGAACTACAAATACCCGCGGTTTGGCTGCCCCACGGAATTCTGGGTATTTCAAATTCTGAGATCGTAAAAATTCCTCAAGGCTCCTTTGGCCCTTTCGCCGGCCAGCTTCTGGTGGGTGATCAGGGACAGAGTATGGTTAGCCGTGTGTTTATGGAAAAGATAAACGGAGAATATCAGGGAGCCGCATGGCCTTTCAGAAGTGGGTTTCAATCGGGTATCGTGCGTCTGGCCTGGGGAAAGGATGGATCATTGTTCGCCGGCGAGACCAACCGGGGATGGGGTTCGGCGGGTGAGGCAACAGAAGGGATCCAGCGACTGGTTTGGAACAACAAAATCCCTTTTGAAATGCGCAGCATTAAAGCCATGCCTGATGGGTTTGAAATAGCGTTCACCAAACCTGTTGATAAAAAATACGCCTTAGATCTTGCTTCTTATTCAGTGGAAAGCTTTATTTATAAATACCATAGTGTGTACGGAAGTCCGCCGGTAAATAGCCAAAAGTGTAATGTAAAGGGCGTTCGCGTTTCAGCTGATGGCCTCACTGCCCGAATTATTGTAGCCGGCCTGCGCAAAGGATATATTCACAACATTACTTTGGATGGTATCCGATCACAAGAGAACTACTATAGTCTGGTACATCCAACAGCATATTATACTTTAAATAATATCCCGGAAGGCAAAGCGCTTAGCCTTGCAGAAGTAAGTACCAAAAATTCGGCCTCAACTAAAAAGCTGCCTTTGGCACAAAGTAAAAAGTCTTCATCAGGTGGAAAAACATCAGTAGTGAAAATTCCAACTTATGAGCAGGTGAAAGGGCTGCTAACTAAAAATACTTGTCTGGCCTGCCACAACTCGGATAAACGACAAGTTGGCCCCTCTTTTAAAGAGATTTCCACCAAAAAGTATACGGTCGAGGAGCTAACAAGCCTGATTTATACGCCTAAACCAGAGCATTGGCCCGGTTATTCCACGCCGATGCCGCCAATGACCAATGTTCCGAAAGATGAGGTAAAAAAAATTGCGAGCTGGATCAAATCATTAAATAAATAATACATCAATAGCTAAAGAAAATCAATAATATGAAACGATCAATATTAATTATTGGGATACTCGTAACAAATGCACTGCTCGTTCAGGCACAGCAACCTGCTAAGCCAGAAGATACGGAAGTATGGAGCCCTGTACCTGCAAAGGTAAGTCCGGCTAAGGTGCCTGGAGGAGCGCCTTCAGATGCCATACTTCTTTTTGACGGAAAAGATCTGGATCAGTGGGTAAACTCCGGTGATACTGCTTCAGCAAAAAAATGGACGTTAGCTGATGGGATCATGACAGTAGATAAATCTGTGGGTGATCTCCAGACAAAAGAGAAGTTTATGGATTTTCAGCTTCACATTGAATACAGGATCCCAGAAAATATAAGTGGAAGTGGCCAGAGCCGAGGTAACAGCGGTATTTTTCTGGCTGCTCTTCCCTGGGGTGCTGGTGGATACGAATTGCAGGTGCTGGACAATTACGAAAATAAAACCTATGTAAACGGGCAGGCTGGTAGTCTCTACAAACAATCGCCACCCATGGTAAATGCCTGTTTAAAACCAGGTGAGTGGCAAACCTATGATGTAGCCTGGACAGCTCCCCGGTTTAACGATGACGGTTCTGTAAAGTCACCGGCTGTAGCTACGGTTTTTCACAATGGCATTCTCGTTCAGAATGCGACCATACTCAAAGGAGACACCCCTTACATTGGCCAGCCAACCTACAGAAAACATGGCGCCTCCCCAATTAAATTACAGACTCATGGAGATAAAAGTGAACCGATCAGCTACCGTAATATCTGGTTAAGGAAATTGTAGCAAGCGTTCCTCTGCTGATCGATTTTTTAATAGCAACCAATTATATACCTATATGAAAACAGTAAATTATCTTTTCGGCATCGTAGTCATCCCTATGTTTACGAGGTGCCACAAGCAAAAATTCGGAAGTCTGGCCAAGAAACAGTCTTTTGTAAAAGCAGTGAATGCCGGTTACCCAGGCGTATGTCGACCTGGCTAAAAAAAAGCGGTTTCAACGCCATTCGAATTTCTTATAGTAAAAAAAGCCTTCAACAATTTGAGGGTTGTGAAAAATAAATTTTAATCTAACCAAAATGAAAAATATTATAAATATAAAAAATAGAAGTCAGGGGATACTTTTGGGTTTCCTGATCGTTATCGCTTTATTCTCCTCATCCTGTAAGAAGTCGGAGGTTGCAGCAGAGCTGGAAGTTTCTTCATTGGATATTAAAGCGCAGGCAGATGGCGAAGGTACAGAAGTGACGATTACCAGCAACGACGCATGGACAGCAGCTATTAATGATGCGGTACCTTGGATAGAGATAGGTCGCACAGCGGGCGGAGCAGGTGCTACACAGTTACAGCTAAAATTTTCTGGTAATGGTACAGGTGCATCGCGTTATGGTGTGGTTACGATTAAATCTGGTAATGGCCAAGCCAGGAGAATTAAGATTACACAAGTAGGTAATTTATATCCAACATATAATTTATCTCCAAAAGCACCCGATGCAACCGGTATGAGCAGTACGGCTGTACAACTGGCGGCAAAAATGCGCTTGGGAATAAATTTTGGCAATACCATGGAATCCCCAAAAGAAGGTGAGTGGCAGAATAGTAAACTGACCGAGTCGTATGTAAAATTTGTAAAACAAATGGGATTTAATACGGTACGGATTCCTTGTAACTGGAATTGGACTCATTTAAGTGATCCTGGTAAAGTAGAAATTGATAAGGTATGGCTTAATCGTGTGAAAGAAGTAGTTGGATGGTGTGTAGCTAATGATATGTATGTGATGCTGAATACACACGGAGATAATGGCTGGCTCGAAAATAATGTCAGTGCGGCAAAACAAGAGGAAATTAATGCGAGACTAAAAGCACTTTGGGAGCAGATTGCTACAACCATGCGTGATTTTGACGAACATCTTATTTTTGCCGGCACGAACGAACCTGCGGTTGAAAATGCTGAGCAGATGGCCATACTCAATGGTTATCACGAAACATTCATCAAGGCGGTTCGTTCTACGGGTGGCAGGAACAGTTACCGGGTACTGGTTGTGCAGGGCCCCAGCACTGACCCTACTAAAACTTATACTTTGATGAATACGATGCCAAAAGACGAAATCGCTAATAAGTTGATGGTCGAGGTGCATGACTACACGCCTTCTACATTTACGATACTAACAGATGGAGATGCAACCTGGGGCAAAATGGCTTACTACTGGGGAAAAGGGAATCATTCTACTATTGAGCCAGAACGCAACGCTACCTATGGAGAAGAGGATGTGATCGATACAGAATTCAAAAACATTAAACAGAAGTTTGTTGATAAAGGAATCCCTGTGATGCTGGGTGAATATGCAGCCTGGAGAAGGAATGCAATTAACAACCCGAATTATCTTCCTAAGGATTTGGCCATGCACAACAAGTCTGTAAATGACTGGACATATTATCTGACCAAACAGGCTAAAGCGAATGGTATTCTGCCATTCTA from Flavobacterium sp. W4I14 includes these protein-coding regions:
- a CDS encoding alpha-L-arabinofuranosidase (product_source=COG3534; cath_funfam=2.60.120.260,2.60.40.1180; cleavage_site_network=SignalP-noTM; cog=COG3534; pfam=PF06964; superfamily=51445), with product MKLSKLPIVLVFLLFSKNLFATESAKHAATDSVYLFSYGNDGLRFAWSDDRNNWTPVGTGQVYLRSDFGRWGSDKKMFAPYVILGRGGVWQCVWSLNDRVKQFAHAQTKNLIDWGPQGYPFFEKGKNILRPVISYHKDLDIYQIVYTDSEGAYFQTETKDFKTYSPAKAVPLSAYKSNTVTTTIQNNMESGQLHRVKWAVVEALNKAAELRNFKARQDAETTKEDPVRFANLTKPELHISAEPEKAKAISKLLTGIFFEDINYAADGGLYGELIQNRDFEYQPSDKENHDTKWNSNHSWTFKGKEGDFAIRTAQPLHPNNPHYAALNLTVGGSSLSNSGYDGIALKKGENYLFSTFVRVAEGKKSFEVRLVSGKYGLLSKGLISCSSKSWKEIKTTLKSSASASDVSLQLWPLQNGRIDLDMISLFPQNTFKNRPNGLRKDLADTIAAIKPRFVRFPGGCVAHGDGIHNIYKWKNTIGALQARVPDRNLWGYHQSMGLGYFEYLQFCEDIGATPVPVIAAGVPCQNSGANGGGQQGGIPMADMPAYIQDIIDLVEYCNGATNTKWGKERAAAGHPKPFNLKYIGIGNEDQITDVFRERFAMIYKALKKAHPEITIIGTSGPFFEGTDYEEGWAFANEMKVDMIDEHYYRPPGWFINNQDFYDKYDRSKSKVYLGEYAASLPGGNRTNLETALSEALYLTSLERNGDVVSMASYAPLLAKEKHTQWNPDLIYFNNTEVKPTIGYYVQQLYGQNVGDEFIPAQVDISVKREDAIKRVAYSITRDQKSGKLFIKIVNMLPVAVKTSIDLSKLSSVNKQVIKKELSGLPGHYKIQPIKTAMDFSNLKSFELKPYSFTVFEL
- a CDS encoding hypothetical protein (product_source=Hypo-rule applied; cleavage_site_network=SignalP-noTM) → MNLYSYFIIACASAFCLTGGPAVAQETKVEPIIIKAERNILLRSFIDLDGDKRVTHAISIGSPLKVHYTYDADNGQLVLLWKGGFLDATPMWHDRGDGSSRPLGKAIQIGDGTPQIQRLATLQSEFKKDTVGSGFKPKGYTLDASGLPVFKYRTYGLSVKDATRVIDGGLGIRREIEPEGSANDLYLCLAKANVIEQKDGKYVIADKAYSISVADEAELKPIIRTIQGTQELLVPFKCKIVYAILLNQ
- a CDS encoding cytochrome c551/c552/glucose/arabinose dehydrogenase (product_source=COG4654/COG2133; cath_funfam=1.10.760.10; cleavage_site_network=SignalP-noTM; cog=COG2133,COG4654; superfamily=46626,50952) — encoded protein: MNIFFNYKNGISCLLTMTFILMSISCFAQAESPKEDDYFKIMKVPAPEGAILEVGGLCTLPNGDLGVTTRRGDVFIVKNPSSSKPTFQKFASGLHEVLGLAYKNGSFYCVQRGELTKMTDTDNDGVADDFETIYAWPLSGNYHEYSFGPKLAADGSFFVTLNLGFPPTWWNPTSMVPWRGWALHIFEDGRVEPWAAGMRSPCGISMIDDQLFYTDNQGDWVGSGSIMQVKKGAFMGHPASLVWANLPQSPIKLTTEQFFAKNETKMIYDSKGNSVKPENDVNAKVVTEMDMKKNFPELQIPAVWLPHGILGISNSEIVKIPQGSFGPFAGQLLVGDQGQSMVSRVFMEKINGEYQGAAWPFRSGFQSGIVRLAWGKDGSLFAGETNRGWGSAGEATEGIQRLVWNNKIPFEMRSIKAMPDGFEIAFTKPVDKKYALDLASYSVESFIYKYHSVYGSPPVNSQKCNVKGVRVSADGLTARIIVAGLRKGYIHNITLDGIRSQENYYSLVHPTAYYTLNNIPEGKALSLAEVSTKNSASTKKLPLAQSKKSSSGGKTSVVKIPTYEQVKGLLTKNTCLACHNSDKRQVGPSFKEISTKKYTVEELTSLIYTPKPEHWPGYSTPMPPMTNVPKDEVKKIASWIKSLNK
- a CDS encoding hypothetical protein (product_source=Hypo-rule applied; cleavage_site_network=SignalP-noTM; pfam=PF06439), which codes for MKRSILIIGILVTNALLVQAQQPAKPEDTEVWSPVPAKVSPAKVPGGAPSDAILLFDGKDLDQWVNSGDTASAKKWTLADGIMTVDKSVGDLQTKEKFMDFQLHIEYRIPENISGSGQSRGNSGIFLAALPWGAGGYELQVLDNYENKTYVNGQAGSLYKQSPPMVNACLKPGEWQTYDVAWTAPRFNDDGSVKSPAVATVFHNGILVQNATILKGDTPYIGQPTYRKHGASPIKLQTHGDKSEPISYRNIWLRKL
- a CDS encoding endoglucanase (product_source=KO:K01179; cath_funfam=3.20.20.80; cog=COG2730; ko=KO:K01179; pfam=PF00150,PF19190; superfamily=51445), whose translation is MKNIINIKNRSQGILLGFLIVIALFSSSCKKSEVAAELEVSSLDIKAQADGEGTEVTITSNDAWTAAINDAVPWIEIGRTAGGAGATQLQLKFSGNGTGASRYGVVTIKSGNGQARRIKITQVGNLYPTYNLSPKAPDATGMSSTAVQLAAKMRLGINFGNTMESPKEGEWQNSKLTESYVKFVKQMGFNTVRIPCNWNWTHLSDPGKVEIDKVWLNRVKEVVGWCVANDMYVMLNTHGDNGWLENNVSAAKQEEINARLKALWEQIATTMRDFDEHLIFAGTNEPAVENAEQMAILNGYHETFIKAVRSTGGRNSYRVLVVQGPSTDPTKTYTLMNTMPKDEIANKLMVEVHDYTPSTFTILTDGDATWGKMAYYWGKGNHSTIEPERNATYGEEDVIDTEFKNIKQKFVDKGIPVMLGEYAAWRRNAINNPNYLPKDLAMHNKSVNDWTYYLTKQAKANGILPFYWEIGFMLDRANNVVKDQPMLDAIIAGSK